One Vicinamibacterales bacterium genomic window, CGCGGGCCTTGTGATCCGGTGGATCGGCCACCCACAGGTTGTGCACGCCGCTGTTGCTCGACACCCAGGCAATGCGGCCGCCGGTGGGCGCGGCGATGAGGTCGGTTTCGAACGACGTCTCCATCAGTGCGTCGATCGACACGGACGAGGCCGGCTGCGCCCAGGTCAGCGTACCGAGGGCGACGATCAGCACGAGTCCCGAGAGGAAGGTGAGGGTACGGTTCATGACGGTCACTCCAGTTGGTCGGCTACTTCTCGGCGTCCAGTTCCTGGCTCCACAGCCGCTCGTTCTTCAGGTTCCACAGCGCCGCCGTCATCCGCCGCGTGCGCGGGTCGATGGTCAGCGTGCCGAAAAACTGAAGGCCTTCACTGGGCGGTCGGTTCGGCTTCATGCCCGCGGGCGGGCTGTTGAACACCTGGGTGCAGCCGAAGGTAGGGTCCGCGGCGTTGGGTCCGAACGTGCCCGCATGGAGCGGCCCTCCCACGAATTCCCAGAACGGCGTGAAGTCCTTGAACACCGCCGCCTTCGCATCGTAAAAGTGCGCGGCGGAGTAGTGCACGTCCGCCGTCACCCACACCACGTTCCGCACGCGCTGCCGGCGAATAAACGACAGCAGGTCGGCGATCTCGAGTTCGCGGCCGAGCGGCCCGCCGGGGCCGTTGGCCCACGCTTCCCACGCCGGCACGCCGTTCACCTGCCCATCGCCGACGAGCAGGCCGAGGGGCATGTCGCTGGCGATGATCTTCCACGTGGCGGTGGACGCGCCAAGGCCCTGCTTGAGCCACGCCACCTGCGCGTCGCCCATCATGCGCGTGGCGGGGCCCGCGGCTTCCTCACGGTTGGCGCCATTGGCGGCGCGATAGCTGCGCTGGTCGAGCACGAACACTTCGGCGACCGGCCCGTACCGGTAGGCGCGGTAGACGCGTTCCGCCTCGTCGGGATGCGATCGAATGGGCAGGTACTCGAACATGGCCCGCTTGGCGCGCGCCGCCAGCAGCGCGATGCTGCGCTCGGTGTAGCCGGGGCGTGCCGACAGGTCGGTGCCTGGGCTCCAGTTGTTGAGCACGTCGTGGTCGTCCCACTGCACCACCATCGGCACCTGGCTGTTGAAGGCGCGGGCGTGGGTGTCGAGCAGGTTGTAGGCGTAGTTGCCGCGGAACTCGTCCAGCGTCTCGGCGACCTTGCTCTTCGCCGGCGTCATCACGTTCTTCCATACGGTGCCATCATCCAGCTTCACCTCAGGCTGCAACGGGCCGTCGGCGTAGATCATGTCGCCGGAGTGGATGAACAGGTCCGGGTGGTGCCGGGCCATGGTCTCGTAGAGGCGCAGGCCGCCGAAGTCGGGGTTGATGCCCCAGCCCTGGCCGACGACGTCGCCCGACCAGCAGATGGTGAGCGGTTGAGCGGCGGTGGGTGCGGCGCGAAATCGGCCGGTCACCGGCGCGCTGCGCAGCCCTGGGCGGGCGAGGTCGTCGAACCAGACCCGGTAGAAGACCGGCTCACCAGGCGTGAGGCCGCCGAGGTCGAGTTTGGCGGTGAGGCCGGTGGTTGCGAGCGCGGCCGGACCTTCGATCAGGCGCGGCGACGTGAAGCGCTCGTCGCGCGCGATCTCCACCATCATTCGCGCCGGGCGATCGGCCGCGCTCCACAGCATTGCGCGGGTCGGCGTGACGTCGCCCACCTGCACGCCGCCGGGCATCGCCGGGCCGGCCGATTCCTGGAGCACGCGGCTCATCACGGCGGGGCGGCGAACAGCCCTGACGCCGTACTGAGAAACGACCGTCGATTCATGTCGGCCTGCCTAGTCTTCCGGCGCGCCCGGCAGCAAGGGCTCGAGTTCGAGGACCTGCGCGCCGTTCTCGGTGCACACGGCGTACTTCGTCTCGCCGGCGTGATACATCGCCAGACCCGCGTATTCGCCGCGCTTGTTCAGCACGAAGAAGCGGATGTTGTAGTTGGGATTGCCCTTCGAGTTGAGCAGCCGCGCCTCGACGGTGTTGGCGCGGATGCGCTTGAGCGCCTCCATTCCGGCGTCCTTCGGCGACAGGCCGCGCCGCATCCCCTCGACGATCAGGAACGACGACAGGTTGTAGAGGTTGGCCTCGCCGCGTCCGGTGGAGCCGGCCGCGCCGACTTC contains:
- a CDS encoding alkaline phosphatase D family protein, yielding MLQESAGPAMPGGVQVGDVTPTRAMLWSAADRPARMMVEIARDERFTSPRLIEGPAALATTGLTAKLDLGGLTPGEPVFYRVWFDDLARPGLRSAPVTGRFRAAPTAAQPLTICWSGDVVGQGWGINPDFGGLRLYETMARHHPDLFIHSGDMIYADGPLQPEVKLDDGTVWKNVMTPAKSKVAETLDEFRGNYAYNLLDTHARAFNSQVPMVVQWDDHDVLNNWSPGTDLSARPGYTERSIALLAARAKRAMFEYLPIRSHPDEAERVYRAYRYGPVAEVFVLDQRSYRAANGANREEAAGPATRMMGDAQVAWLKQGLGASTATWKIIASDMPLGLLVGDGQVNGVPAWEAWANGPGGPLGRELEIADLLSFIRRQRVRNVVWVTADVHYSAAHFYDAKAAVFKDFTPFWEFVGGPLHAGTFGPNAADPTFGCTQVFNSPPAGMKPNRPPSEGLQFFGTLTIDPRTRRMTAALWNLKNERLWSQELDAEK